The following are from one region of the Camarhynchus parvulus chromosome 3, STF_HiC, whole genome shotgun sequence genome:
- the C3H1orf131 gene encoding uncharacterized protein C1orf131 homolog: MGPREPRRRLEAVLGALYDLGEEPGGARRAAEDGEARTVPLSAEEEEEEEEEERREPQPAAGGRRGARGFFGELRAELSAAGPAPPAPAGLPAVEVVVFRGRKRKERHSPSAVPAGRAQTQIVNEEKNAVRQEFNFEKARLEVHKFGITGYKKQEQRVWEQERAVMLGAKPPKKAHMNYRTYQEKLKEKKAVKDADKEKEHKGDSLKKKKKKKQKEQERKAKRKKSVPSIWPAGQVGKFRNGTLILQSRDIKKIKSSKVSK, translated from the exons ATGGGACCGCGGGAGCCGCGCCGCCGGCTGGAGGCGGTGCTCGGCGCCCTCTACGACCTGG GTGAGGAGCCCGGCGGCGCCCGGCGCGCTGCAGAGGACGGCGAAGCGAGAACAGTGCCGCTGTCAgcggaggaagaggaggaggaggaggaggaggagagacgGGAGCCGCAGCCGGCGGCGGGAGGACGGCGCGGGGCCCGCGGCTTCTTCGGGGAGCTGCGGGCCGAGCTGAGCGCcgccggccctgccccgccggCCCCCGCCGGCCTGCCCGCCGTGGAGGTCGTGGTGTTCCgcgggaggaagaggaaggagcgGCACAGCCCCTCGGCAGTCCCCGCCGGCCGAGCGCAG ACCCAAATAgtgaatgaagagaaaaatgcagtcAGACAAGAATTTAACTTTGAAAAG GCTCGCCTGGAAGTGCACAAGTTTGGAATCACTGGCTACAAGAAGCAGGAGCAACGTGTTTGGGAACAGGAGCGTGCTGTCATGCTGGGAGCCAAG CCCCCCAAAAAGGCACATATGAACTACAGGACTTACCAAgagaaactgaaagagaaaaaagcagtgaaagatGCTGATAAGGAAAAG GAACATAAAGGTGATTCTcttaagaagaagaagaagaagaagcagaaagaacagGAGAG GAAGGCCAAGAGGAAGAAATCAGTGCCCAGCATTTGGCCTGCAGGACAAGttggaaaattcagaaatggGACCTTGATTCTGCAAAGCCGTGacataaagaaaattaagtcaTCTAAAGTTAGCAAATAA